In Vanessa cardui chromosome 8, ilVanCard2.1, whole genome shotgun sequence, the following are encoded in one genomic region:
- the LOC124531821 gene encoding ELAV-like protein 1: protein MMANTLDAVNANQPTQNGSKVQPCNNESKTNLIVNYLPQTMTQEEIRSLFSSVGEVESCKLIRDKVTVFPDHILNGQSLGYAFVNYHKPEDAEKAVNTLNGLRLQNKIIKVSYARPSSDAIKGANLYVSGLPKHMTQQDLEKLFSPYGTIISSRILHENVNVGHLLQAGIDEQSLQGPSRGVAFIRYDQRIEAESAIRELNGTVPPGGTGPMTVKCANNPSNQNKALAPLATYLAPPTVRRFLGPAGKALLAINKGLQRYSPLADPLVQGNALGGSGWCIFVYNIGADTEESILWQLFGPFGAVQSVKIIRDPTTNKCKGYGFVTMTNYDEAVVAIQSLNGYSLNGQVLQVSFKTNKSKS from the coding sequence ATGATGGCTAATACACTTGATGCCGTAAATGCAAATCAGCCTACGCAAAATGGTAGTAAAGTTCAACCATGCAATAATGAATCTAAGACTAATCTTATAGTTAATTATCTGCCACAAACAATGACTCAAGAAGAGATAAGATCACTATTTTCGAGTGTAGGTGAAGTAGAGAGTTGCAAGTTAATAAGAGACAAGGTTACCGTATTTCCCGACCACATTCTGAATGGACAAAGTCTGGGATATGCCTTCGTCAATTACCATAAGCCTGAAGATGCTGAAAAGGCAGTGAACACACTGAATGGTCTTCGATTAcagaataaaatcataaaagtgTCTTACGCCCGTCCGAGCTCCGATGCCATTAAAGGCGCCAACCTATACGTTTCTGGTTTGCCTAAACACATGACACAGCAAGATTTGGAGAAGCTGTTTAGCCCCTATGGCACAATAATCAGTTCCAGGATCCTGCATGAGAATGTAAATGTAGGGCATTTACTGCAAGCAGGAATTGATGAGCAAAGTCTTCAGGGACCATCAAGAGGTGTAGCATTTATAAGATACGATCAGAGAATTGAAGCTGAGAGTGCTATACGTGAGCTGAATGGTACTGTACCACCAGGAGGTACAGGGCCTATGACAGTGAAATGTGCAAATAATCCGAGTAACCAGAACAAGGCACTCGCTCCATTAGCTACATACTTGGCTCCACCTACCGTTCGCCGTTTCCTTGGGCCTGCTGGTAAGGCTCTTCTTGCTATTAATAAAGGTCTCCAGCGGTACTCACCATTAGCTGATCCTCTTGTACAAGGTAATGCATTGGGGGGTTCGGGTTGGTGCATCTTTGTGTACAATATTGGAGCTGATACAGAAGAAAGCATCCTTTGGCAATTATTCGGCCCATTCGGTGCCGTCCAGAGTGTTAAGATAATAAGAGATCCCACTACCAACAAGTGCAAAGGCTATGGTTTTGTTACTATGACAAACTATGACGAAGCCGTCGTAGCTATTCAGTCATTGAACGGCTACTCCTTAAATGGTCAAGTGCTGCAGGTCAGCTTCAAAACCAATAAGAGTAAATcctaa